One segment of Phragmites australis chromosome 13, lpPhrAust1.1, whole genome shotgun sequence DNA contains the following:
- the LOC133888757 gene encoding homeobox-leucine zipper protein ROC4-like, with product MSFGDLFDGGGAAAGMQYPYGAFASSPALSLAMSDAGRHGDRSGGRMGSVSHGGGGNAMDASELANKSLSVSEHIGVVSGGGEDDEDAEAGNPRKRKKRHHRHTPQQIQQLEAVFKEFPHPDEKQRAELSKQLGLEPRQIKFWFQNRRTQMKNQLERHENAVLKQENDKLRAENLSIREVMRDPVCVGCGGPATLGELSLNEHHLRVENARLRDELTRVCALTAKIIGKPIFLMAPLHMHQTRPMPGSSLELVVAGAGSMPSSTMPVSTISEFAGSVSSPIGTVIAPMSMVGIDKSIFLELATSAMDELVKMARMNEPLWIPSVSSPGSSAKETLNFKEYLRTFSPCIGVKPAGFVSEASRESGIVIIDSSAALVEAFMDEGRWSDMFSCMVAKASTVEEISTGVAGSRNGALLLMQAELQVLSPLLPKREVTFLRFCKQLAEGAWAVVDVSIDEFLKKQYQAANVNCRRLPSGCVVQDTPNGWCKVTWVEHAEYDEASVHQLYRPLLRSGLALGAERWLATLQRQCECFAILMSSVAVLEHDSAGVSPEGKRSLLKLAQRMTENFCAGVSASSAREWSELNGLKGSIGEDVRVMVRKSVNEPGVPPGVVLSAATSVWMPVTPERLFNFLRNEGLRAEWDILSNGGPMQEMTRIAKGQLDGNSVTLLRADPTNTNQDSMLILQETCIDKSGAMVVYAPVDIPAMELVMGGGDSTYVALLPSGFAILPGGPSISGGGHKTSGSLLTVAFQILVNSQPTAKLTVESVDTVNNLISCTIKKIKVALHCNV from the exons ATGAGCTTCGGGGATCTCTTCGACGGCGGCGGGGCCGCTGCTGGCATGCAGTACCCGTACGGCGCCTTCGCGTCATCGCCGGCTCTCTCCCTCGCGATG TCGGACGCCGGACGCCACGGAGATCGCAGCGGTGGGCGGATGGGTTCGGTGtcccatggcggcggcgggaacGCGATGGATGCGTCGGAGCTGGCGAACAAGAGCCTGTCGGTGAGCGAGCACATCGGTGTCGTCTctggcggcggcgaggacgacgaggaCGCCGAGGCTGGGAACCCGCGCAAGCGCAAGAAGCGGCACCACCGCCACACGCCGCAGCAGATCCAACAGCTCGAAGC GGTGTTCAAGGAATTCCCGCACCCAGACGAGAAGCAGCGCGCAGAGCTGAGCAAGCAGCTGGGCCTGGAGCCGCGGCAGATCAAgttctggttccagaaccggcGGACGCAGATGAAG AATCAACTGGAGCGGCACGAGAACGCGGTGCTGAAGCAGGAGAACGACAAGCTGCGCGCCGAGAACTTGTCCATCCGGGAGGTAATGAGGGACCCGGTGTGCGTCGGCTGTGGCGGCCCAGCGACGCTTGGGGAGCTGTCCCTGAATGAGCACCATCTGCGCGTTGAGAACGCGAGGCTCAGGGACGAGCTCACCCGAGTCTGCGCCCTCACAGCCAAGATCATCGGCAAGCCCATTTTTCTCATGGCGCCGCTGCACATGCATCAGACGCGTCCTATGCCAGGCTCGTCACTGGAGCTTGTAGTCGCTGGTGCTGGATCAATGCCATCGAGCACAATGCCCGTCTCAACGATCTCTGAGTTTGCTGGCAGTGTGTCAAGCCCAATAGGCACGGTGATCGCGCCCATGTCGATGGTTGGCATTGATAAGTCCATATTCTTGGAGCTTGCAACGAGTGCAATGGATGAGCTTGTCAAGATGGCGCGGATGAATGAGCCGTTGTGGATTCCAAGTGTTTCCTCACCTGGCTCGTCCGCCAAGGAGACACTAAACTTCAAAGAGTACTTGAGGACCTTCTCACCATGCATTGGGGTGAAACCCGCTGGGTTTGTGTCTGAGGCTTCTAGGGAGTCTGGCATTGTCATCATTGACAGTAGCGCTGCTCTTGTCGAGGCCTTCATGGATGAG GGACGGTGGTCCGACATGTTCTCGTGCATGGTTGCCAAGGCATCAACCGTTGAGGAGATCTCAACTGGCGTTGCAGGGAGCAGAAATGGTGCATTGCTGCTT ATGCAAGCGGAGCTACAGGTGCTTTCGCCTCTTCTCCCTAAAAGGGAGGTGACTTTTCTTAGGTTCTGCAAACAGCTGGCCGAGGGTGCATGGGCTGTAGTGGATGTTTCCATTGATGAATTCTTGAAGAAGCAATACCAAGCTGCAAACGTGAATTGCCGGAGGCTGCCTTCAGGTTGCGTGGTGCAAGACACCCCCAATGGTTGGTGCAAG GTCACATGGGTTGAGCATGCAGAATATGATGAGGCATCCGTGCACCAGCTCTACCGGCCTCTTCTCCGGTCCGGCCTCGCCCTTGGTGCAGAGCGGTGGCTCGCAACACTACAACGCCAGTGCGAGTGCTTTGCCATTCTCATGTCATCAGTTGCAGTGCTCGAGCATGACTCGGCAG GTGTTTCACCGGAAGGGAAACGGAGCTTGTTGAAGTTGGCACAGAGGATGACGGAGAACTTCTGCGCAGGGGTGAGCGCATCATCTGCTCGTGAATGGAGCGAACTGAATGGCTTGAAGGGCAGCATTGGGGAAGATGTGCGTGTCATGGTACGGAAGAGTGTCAATGAACCTGGTGTGCCGCCAGGTGTGGTGCTCAGTGCAGCGACATCAGTGTGGATGCCTGTGACACCTGAACGGCTCTTCAACTTCCTGCGCAATGAAGGGCTGCGTGCTGAATGGGACATCCTCAGCAACGGTGGCCCTATGCAGGAGATGACACGCATTGCCAAGGGGCAACTGGATGGAAACTCCGTTACTCTGCTGAGAGCCGAC CCTACAAACACCAACCAGGACAGCATGCTGATTCTTCAAGAGACGTGCATCGACAAATCCGGTGCAATGGTTGTGTACGCCCCAGTGGACATCCCAGCAATGGAGCTTGTCATGGGTGGAGGGGACTCGACGTATGTGGCACTCTTGCCATCCGGTTTTGCCATTCTGCCTGGCGGGCCTAGCATCAGCGGCGGTGGGCA
- the LOC133888942 gene encoding RHOMBOID-like protein 2 yields MPNADVEAGGPARAVATGIKPPPGPHNASGNGNGPYVPPFYYDHAAAHERHHRSWLVPLVVLANVAMFLVVMFYNDCPRSGGNCVGRGFLRRFSFQPLRENPLLGPSATTLNKYGALDWQKVVHGNQAWRLESCTWLHAGLIHLLANMISLIFIGVRLEQQFGFWKVGLVYLVSGFGGSVLSVLFIGKGVSVGASGALMGLLGAMLSELITNWTIYTNRFAAMMNLIIITAVNLALGILPHVDNFAHIGGFATGFFLGFVLLIQPQFRWLEQPLGSKSKSKYNAYQIILLVVALLLLIAGFAVGLIMVFRGENGNDHCSWCHYLSCVPTSSWKCDN; encoded by the exons ATGCCGAACGCCGACGTGGAGGCGGGCGGCCCGGCGAGGGCGGTGGCGACGGGGATCAAGCCGCCGCCGGGACCGCATAACGCGAGCGGCAACGGCAACGGGCCGTACGTGCCGCCGTTCTACTACGACCACGCGGCCGCGCACGAGCGGCACCACCGGTCGTGGCTGGTGCCGCTGGTGGTGCTCGCCAACGTGGCCATGTTCCTGGTGGTCATGTTCTACAACGACTGCCCGCGCAGCGGAGGCAACTGCGTCGGCCGCGGGTTCCTCCGGCGCTTCTCCTTCCAGCCACTCAGGGAGAACCCGCTCCTCGGGCCCTCCGCCACCAC GCTGAACAAATATGGAGCCCTTGACTGGCAGAAGGTCGTGCACGGGAACCAGGCGTGGCGGCTCGAAAGCTGCACCTGGTTGCACGCCGGCCTCATCCACCTGCTCGCCAACATGATCAGCCTCATCTTCATCGGCGTCCGCCTCGAGCAGCAGTTTGGATTCT GGAAGGTCGGGCTGGTGTACCTCGTGTCGGGCTTCGGCGGGAGCGTGCTCTCGGTGCTCTTCATCGGGAAGGGAGTCTCCGTCGGCGCCTCCGGCGCGCTCATGGGCCTCCTCGGAGCGATGCTGTCGGAGCTCATCACCAACTGGACCATCTACACCAACAGA TTTGCAGCTATGATGAATCTGATCATCATCACCGCCGTCAACCTGGCTCTGGGGATACTCCCCCACGTCGACAACTTCGCTCACATCGGCGGGTTCGCCACCGGCTTCTTCCTCGGGTTCGTGCTGCTGATCCAGCCCCAGTTCCGGTGGTTGGAGCAGCCCCTCGGTAGCAAGTCCAAGTCCAAGTACAACGCATATCAGATCATCCTCCTGGTTGTCGCTCTGCTCTTGTTGATTGCTGG GTTTGCTGTTGGATTGATCATGGTGTTCCGAGGAGAGAATGGCAACGATCACTGCAGCTGGTGCCACTATCTCAGCTGCGTGCCGACGTCAAGCTGGAAGTGTGACAATTGA